Proteins co-encoded in one Nitrospirota bacterium genomic window:
- a CDS encoding zinc-binding dehydrogenase produces MRANIIIRPGRIELHEVKIPKPSYGEILVKVKAALTCGTDLKAFSRGHPVIPMPGVFGHEFSGIVAAVGKGVKRFKKGDEIMAVHSAPCLKCSYCKKRLYNLCEKIMDTKVLGAFSEYILLPPHIVRQNVLHKPKNLTFSEAAFLEPLSCVVHGMHDLNIKKGDKALIIGAGPIGLLHLLLLKNRGADVIITGLEKRRLSLAKSLGAASAITPDRLKNAVDKFTDGSGVDYVFECTGQPDVWQSSVDYVRRGGTVILFGGCKSGTTVTYDTGRLHYDEITLRGVFHFTPDDVRKAYRFLKDRRIPVSRLISGTFRLEDTTKAFQKLMRGQGLKYAIIP; encoded by the coding sequence TCCAAAGCCCTCTTATGGAGAGATACTGGTAAAGGTTAAGGCAGCGCTGACCTGCGGGACAGACCTGAAGGCATTCAGCCGGGGGCATCCAGTAATTCCAATGCCCGGAGTCTTCGGACATGAATTCTCAGGGATAGTTGCTGCTGTTGGCAAAGGGGTTAAGAGATTTAAGAAGGGTGATGAAATAATGGCAGTCCACAGCGCCCCATGCCTTAAATGCAGTTACTGTAAAAAGAGACTTTACAATCTCTGTGAAAAGATAATGGATACAAAGGTACTTGGGGCATTTTCAGAATACATCTTACTTCCCCCGCATATCGTGAGGCAGAATGTGTTGCATAAACCAAAGAATCTGACTTTTTCAGAGGCTGCGTTCCTTGAACCACTCTCATGCGTAGTTCACGGTATGCATGACCTTAATATCAAAAAAGGTGATAAGGCATTGATAATCGGTGCAGGTCCAATTGGACTTCTGCATCTTCTCTTACTTAAAAACAGGGGAGCCGATGTGATAATCACAGGACTTGAGAAAAGAAGATTATCACTCGCAAAGAGTCTTGGTGCAGCATCAGCAATCACACCTGATAGACTCAAGAATGCTGTAGATAAATTCACAGACGGTTCAGGAGTTGACTATGTATTTGAATGCACAGGACAACCTGATGTATGGCAATCATCTGTGGATTATGTGAGAAGAGGGGGAACAGTTATACTTTTTGGAGGCTGCAAATCAGGAACCACCGTAACTTATGATACAGGAAGGCTGCATTATGATGAGATAACCCTGAGAGGTGTTTTCCATTTTACACCTGATGATGTAAGGAAGGCATACCGTTTTTTAAAAGATAGAAGGATACCAGTGTCAAGGCTCATTTCTGGAACTTTTCGATTAGAAGACACGACGAAGGCATTTCAGAAATTAATGAGGGGTCAAGGTCTAAAATATGCAATCATTCCCTAA